Below is a window of bacterium DNA.
TTCAAGCCGCTTTACGAGTGGAGCTGGCCCGTCGAGAAGAAAATCTACACCGTGGCCCATGAAATCTACGGCGCCGAGCACGTGGACTACGCGCCCAAGGCGAAGCGCGACCTGAAGACCATCGAGGATTTCGGCTACGCGGGGCTGCCGGTTTGCATCGCCAAGACGCAGAATTCCCTCTCGGACAACCTCACGCTCCTGGGGCGGCCCAAGGACTTCGTGGTGACGGTGCGGGAGATTCAAATCGCCGCGGGGGCGGGATTCGTCATCCCGCTCACCGGGGACATCCTGCGCATGCCGGGCCTGCCGAAAGACCCGGCGGCCGCGCACATGGACATTGACCTGGACGGCAACATAACCGGGCTGTTTTAGCGTGGACCGCGCCGGCCGTGTCACCTACTCCCCCCGGTTCATCGCCCGCATCCGCGAGCTCCACCGGGGGATGGAAGGCTGGCCCCATTACGCGCGGTACATCGAGGAGCACCTGGGAGGTCCGGACAGCCGCGTGGTCCGCTTCACCGAACGGCTCCTGCCCGAGATAGAGTTCTTCTGCGGGCCGCTCGATTCCAAACGCGTG
It encodes the following:
- a CDS encoding formate--tetrahydrofolate ligase, whose product is FKPLYEWSWPVEKKIYTVAHEIYGAEHVDYAPKAKRDLKTIEDFGYAGLPVCIAKTQNSLSDNLTLLGRPKDFVVTVREIQIAAGAGFVIPLTGDILRMPGLPKDPAAAHMDIDLDGNITGLF